From the genome of Toxoplasma gondii ME49 chromosome XII, whole genome shotgun sequence:
CGTCGATGGAGGTTTGCCAACTGGGGCTGAAGGCAGCTCTTGGAAGGCACAAAACTCGAACAACACGCGCTCGGCAGAGGCGGAGTCCTTGCCTCGAGCAAGTCAACCAAAAAGCACGCGTGCTGCTGACGCTCCAACTGCCTCAGCTTTCCGCCCCCGGAAATACAAAGAAGTGCATTCCACCGTCCTCACCTCAGATCCGGCGTCGGCCGCCGTGAGCAtggtgagagaagaacccCTTCCGGGTGTGCCCCCGGCACAGACGCAGTCGGCGACAGAGCCGCTGAAACCTTCCCTAAAGGTGGAATCGCAGTTGAGCCTTCTCTTTGGAAGTGATGGAGAGACCCAGTCGGTGCCACTGgatgagaaaaaaaaacctACGCTAACCACTGCTCCGCCACCTGGCAAAGCTTTGGAGGAAACCGTCCAATCGTACATCATGCAGCAGATCCAGGCACTCGATGACACGCAAGTTGACCTCCTCTTTCAAAAGCTGCTGGGAGATACTTCTCTGTTTGATGAAACATCCAAACCAGGCAACAGCCAAGTGGTAAGGAGCCTACAGATGTCTGAAAAGACGAACTTCCCAGAGGGCTTGGACGCTCTGTTCGACCTGGGGCTCCTGGCCGCCGGCGCCGCCGCCATTGAATTTTTCCCTTTCAACAAGCAACCATTGGTTAGCTCAGTTGGAGTGCAGAATCCGATTCAGTTCGGCATGAATGTCATGAACGCCAAGTGGGAGGCGCAGATCCACTGCCTGACGCCAGTGGCAACGGCTTACTCTCCTTTGGGAACCGTCATTGTGGATCTGGCCAATCGCAGCGACTCGCCGTCGATAATCCGGAATGACTTGTTTGAAGCTTTCATCAAggggaacagagacaacagcCGCAAACCTTTAGTGTCAGTTGTCGAGGTCTCCAATTTGCGGGATGTTCGTCGAGACTTTGTGCTCATTGTTTGTAGCCGACCTGGTCGATTTACCACAAAGTTCCAGGTCGACATCTCTTTCGCTGGTCAAGAAGGAACAGCGTCCAACGTGTGCCCCATCGAAGTCTGTAAGCCTCTCcacgcagaaagaagagactgccTGCCTATTCTGCACAACCGGGAGACGCATCCAAGGAGGACACAAAATTTTTGAGTGCTTCGCATCTCTACACTTGACAGAATACAACCCGAACGCCTCACCAGGGTCGACACGTTGTCAGCCCCGTTGTTCTCCGGAGGGGGGGGGAACGTCGACCGGGCATCCCTCCAAATCGCATAGCCGACACAGCCAGTCTATATCCCCTCGATATTAATAcaggttcttcttcgctccaTTTATCTATTCGTTCTGTTGTTTTCTTGGCGAGTACTCGGCTGTGATGAAGCCTACCTCGAAGTTGTCTGGGGTCACTGCAGGAACTCACTACTGATGCCGTTTCTGTCAAGGTTGCTTCGcgctgtgtttgtgtgtatcTGTTTTTGCAGTGTGCCAGGAGGGCCTCGAGATCCCGCCTTCTGAGCTGGCTCTGTTCTtcgaaacagacgaagaagagggagagcaagaagagtTGCCGCCCGCACCACCCACAGACAAAcccgaaaagaaaaagaaaaaaaagaaatgAGCACGTCGTGACACTAACCCAAAACGTTGGTGTCATGTGTGGCGGTGGGGTACATCTTTTGGTAACAGCCGCCCAAGAAAATACAGCTCACAAATTCCCCGTAAAAAAACAAGGAATTTTGTTGCTCCCATGGCCACGAGACTCTTCCTCCAGAGAGCACAGCCTGACGATAGTTGAACGGATCTGCTGCGGCATCGACATGCAAATCCACGGCCAGCACAGCTGATAGAACGATTTCACGTTTTTGTGAGGCGCTGCGGgcattctttttttcgtcttttcttaTCGCAAACTATCCACGCCATGATGGAGTGCTGGACTTGCTTCTTCTGACAATGGTTGATGCGAATCCCGTAGTCATGGATTCTGCTACGGTTTCCCTTTGTATTCTGAGGGAACGCGCCTCTTTTGTGCACATCAGCAAGTGCCGTGCCAATCAATGTCTCTTTCTGGGTTCCTTCGTTACCGAACTGACTAATCGATCGTCAGAGAAATCTCCGCTAGCAATTAGAGGCAAGACACTCGAGACAGTCACTGATCTGCCGACATCAATGTGCTTGTTCTGCGTGTGTCGTAGGTAGGGTAAAGCTAAAGAACCGTTACCGGAGCTTTCAAAACTAGGGTGAAGCTCTGATACGGCTCCTGCATCCATGCATTTCGCAGAACTCCATTTTGTGAAGACGGTACAAAAGAAAGCTGATAATACACATGACTCTGATATTGTTACAGGTTTACACAGTTCCCTTTCGAAAGCCATTCAGGTTGCACGCACCATAAGAGTCTCGTCGTACAATTCAAATCACGAGAAAAGCACTCTTCGCCACCTGCCATATTTCATCCGCTACGAACTGTAAGTGCAGTCCGCCGCGTAaatcttcgtcttttttcacGAATGCGTATTATCGCGGGAATGCATATCTCTCTGCACGTCTTTCTGGGAACTGTACAGAAGGCAAGAACGATTGCATACCTATCTGGTCCCTCATCTTGCGAGCTCTGCCTGTTATTTGCAATAGCGTATAACTGTGAACATCGGGACTCTCGCAGGTTGCAGCTGGCTGCGCTTGTGCGTGCTTTTAGGTAAAATCCCATCTGCATCTTTGTGATTACGCTGGTTTTCATCCAACCCTCTGCAACACATACTCAGCCGTGCCGGAGGAAAAACTGCTTCGTGGTgtgcgagacgcagaaaagcgaCGGCATTACGGGCGAAACGCCTTCTTTTTGACCTCAGCTAAAAAATGGTGTTTCCCCCCACTTGTGCGCCGCTTCTGTTTTTGTCTACTTTCTGAAACACGCCCAAGGaaatcttctttctcccttgttcTCCCGAGTTTGCCAGTCACATGCAACTGGACTACGGCTCCGTTGCGAGTTCTGAGCAGCTGCAACCGGAGACGTGTGCCTCTGTTGCTTTCCATCGCGTCTCCTCAACTCGCTACTTTTCCGCAATTTTTGCTGCAGTTCGCTTCagttcccttttctcttttctccagcgtACACCATAGCATCAATACAAAGGTAAGGACAAATACACCGCTTTCGACAAATGATTTCAGGCAGTTTCTCGACTGCCAAGACCGCCTTTCTCAGCTAGTGCTGTCTGAACACGCCGGATGCAACGCGCCAGCGAATGGCAAGTCAGTgactcctttcttcttttctccaaaCTGTGAAGTGCAAACCATTTTCTTTGTGTCAGACATTTCTCGGAACGCCTCTCGATTGTGTGTCGCCCCCCGAAAAAGCGTTTCTGCCGGCGACATTCTTTCAAGAGCTCGAACTGTCTGCCGGGTGACCGCGAGTCTAGCTGGGCACTACGGGGCCAGACGATACACAACGCGTCCGCATTATGTAGGGTATTTTCTTCAGCacaaggcaaagaagaaacgagattCTGTTGCAACATCCGTACTTTTTCTCTTTTATCTTCCGTGGTTCTTGTCGGTTTCTCCACACCTGCGGCGACAAAGTGAACTGGTTACGTACAGAGTCGCACACCACCGGCGATTCTGCGAATGTTGACAGCCTCTTTGTGGCAGGATTCACCTGTAAAAAATGTGTTTCCTTTGCGTTCTGAACACATAGACAGAACCCGCGACGTTTCTTAGTGAAGTTCAAGTGACTTGCCAGGTGGGGAAATTCCTTCTTTCCCAGAACTTTACTCGCCGACAAATTCAAGTTCACCGTTTTGTCGCACGCTCCGGCCAGAATCACCCGTTTTCCTCTCATTCGCTGGATTAGGAAAACACGGCCTTTTACtttgtttgtgtctgcaCAGTCTCCAGAGCTAAATACATACATTCGTATGGTTTTCCATGTGCTATACATATCTGTGcacataatatatatatatatatatagatatatatatatatgcttgtatAGCTGATGTTCAGTGCGACATTTCCGTTCTAGTTTTTGTGTTGCTGTGGAATACACGGTCCTGTCGGTTGGCGGTCTCGGCCGCGAGCAACTTGGGAGTTTTCTCAGTTTTTCGCTGGACATTTGCCTTGGATTTTCAGAGATGTATTTACCGTCGAAGATaggacagaaaggagacgaagtAGACAAGATGAAGAGTAAGCCCTCGCAAACCTTGTAGAACGCTTTCTCGGGGCGGCGCAGACATGGAGGGATCCCTTGTTGTGTCCGTCTTCGCTTTTCACCGACACCGCAGCTCGCTGtactttctgtctctctgcacctcttcgcttctgtctcctctgatatgctttcttctcttgttctcttcctcttcttgcttctctaGCTTatctcgtctgtctcgttcgttcCCCCCTCCTATATTTGTCGTGGGGTgtcctgtctcctgctcgGCTGTGCGTCCTCGTCCGCTCcctgttccttttcttcactctctttttcttcactctcttctccttcttctcctctttgccAGACCTTTATGGTTTCCTGGAAGCGTTGTGCATTTCGCGCGTCGGTTCACACATGGGTGCATCGGGACTGTACGGTCTCCTTGGCTCATTTGTTCTTTCGGTTTGTgtgctttctgctttcctgtGTTTCGCTCCTGCGCTTCTCACCTTTTCCCCACcgacatcttctctctcttgactTTCCGCTGCTTTCacggctttcttctcttcttccttttctccgtttcttccaACTTCGttcatctgcttcttccctgcCGACCCTCTCCCTCATTCCTCCTTTTCATTCTCGCCTCAACTCACCAAccgctctcgccttttcctccccACCTCACCGTTCTCTGTTTGAAacgctctgcttctgtctgtctgctcccgatttctccttctgtttctcccctgTGTATATCTACACATATATctaaatatacatatgcctatatatgtctgtatcTGTCTGACTCACGATCTCTCCATCTcacctctctgtttctcctcctttctctgtctttcgctttctgcctcacctctctctctgcctgccttctctcttgtttccttctccccgcgCTTAGATCCTcgcctgcgtttccttctcctctctctcttcaccctttctttgtgtctctttccagGCGCGAATGAAGAGGCGAGTCCGTCGGGGAGCAGCTCGGGGAGAAGCACGAAGAGCCCCGGCGTCTTCCCGacgttctctgtcgcggcgATTCCGCCTCGAGCTGCTGTGTCCTCTCTGGCGACGCGCGGCATCTTCGATCTCTCAGAGAGACCGAAAGAAATCTCGTGTCGAAACGACGACGCCTTCGTCGCTCACGGGGCCTACCTCCTCTTCAACGCGATCAAGCGAAAACTGACGGAAAGCTCGTATGCCAAGGTTGTCATTGGACTCTCCGGTAGGCTTCCCAGGAATAATCTTACATGTCCCTGCAGAGAATGAACAGCCGTGTCGTTGGGCGGTCTTGCCTCCCGTGGCTGCCGTTCTTTCTGACGACAATGCACCTACGctggagaacgaaaaaaggCTCACTTGTTGCGAACTGACGACCATGCCGTGCGACCAATACTCTGTCGTTTGAGAGGCGACGACCCGCTagagtttcttctgcgttgctTCTGGGCCGCAACAGGCTTAAGTCTTCACGCAGCTCGGAAAGCGTAGCATGCCTCTCTCGATGCAGACGTTTCCTCGACGCTCCACAGCTTTGAGCAGCAGCGTCTGTCGATGCTGAGAGACACTCTTCGGAATCCATTGCGTGTGATCTCCGGATTTCTCCACATCTAAAACTCACATATATCTACATGCACACAACCCTACATgtaacatatatatatatatatatttatttatttatttatggagagagagataaaCATTTACGGAGCGGCCTGCATGTCTGCAAGTCTGCATCTACGTGTACGTGTTGACGTCTGTCCAGACTCGTTTCTACAAAGTATGTTTCttacgaagagaagagactttCATTCCCGCCAGATTACACGTGCATGGAGACTCAACTTGCTTGTGTTTGTTTTTGgatctctgtttcctcttcacaCCCCAACCGAGTCTATGCGCGTATCTACGCCCATTTTCTGCATGGAAGCACGAGCGTGTGTTTCCGACTTTTCCCTTTGATTGCTTTCGTTTCAAGTGTGTACCTGCCTCAAGGCCAAGGCCGAGCAGGACTGGTTGAACTATGGAAGAGTCGAGTTGCCTCCATACCATTTAGACTCAGCGTGAAAGCGTTCATCGAGCTCCTGAGCAGGTGCCAGGCCAGGAAGAGTCCGATCCGTGTATTCCGTAAACAGACGAG
Proteins encoded in this window:
- a CDS encoding hypothetical protein (encoded by transcript TGME49_278840), producing MPFREHFTIAETISRYTPDFPFRFAALTEVRLFAASPGAADKTCSKMLCALGCAIEFMDTSFEFEGNWFVQSLAAESFSRSRSRVCSALPSSPEQRAASCRMPADAASVPGKMSLFTFPVRLKHASSFWWVVFLYLAGITLEMPVSGQSASMFSPEFLCLGAACDLIKCSSNAECPPFHTCTGYSTSVFGKGTGLFGGNGLGLGQLLGQPIRGSGGFLSASPAVAAGVVDGVWSALAPELKPPIKTLFNPNFCEPSELRQPSNIVTPGGYFVTTDMQAWAPPGPERIVDLPEASTVGTLYNTPSINQAFAFRSATRQPDRESPATRKDAASSAKRPSLPQASINGGLIQFSQDMNQNGQTVMVARSVYEGPENSVDGGLPTGAEGSSWKAQNSNNTRSAEAESLPRASQPKSTRAADAPTASAFRPRKYKEVHSTVLTSDPASAAVSMVREEPLPGVPPAQTQSATEPLKPSLKVESQLSLLFGSDGETQSVPLDEKKKPTLTTAPPPGKALEETVQSYIMQQIQALDDTQVDLLFQKLLGDTSLFDETSKPGNSQVVRSLQMSEKTNFPEGLDALFDLGLLAAGAAAIEFFPFNKQPLVSSVGVQNPIQFGMNVMNAKWEAQIHCLTPVATAYSPLGTVIVDLANRSDSPSIIRNDLFEAFIKGNRDNSRKPLVSVVEVSNLRDVRRDFVLIVCSRPGRFTTKFQVDISFAGQEGTASNVCPIEVLCQEGLEIPPSELALFFETDEEEGEQEELPPAPPTDKPEKKKKKKK